The following DNA comes from Hyalangium minutum.
CCTGCTCCGGCGGCCCGAAGTCCACCAGCCTCGCGCCCAGGGCATCCGCGAGCTGCACGGGCAGATCCTTCAGGCTCGCCAGCGGCGGCCTCAGCACCACCGCCGCCACCTGCCGCATCCCTCGCAGCTGCGCGGCGACCCGGAGCGCATCCTCCACACCCTGGCGGCCCACGGGCGGCTGGAGTTCTCCTGTCTGGCTCGCCTTCAGCGGGATGTTGCCCCGTCCATCTGTGACCACGACGAGCCACGCATGGTGTGCGGCCGCTCGCCCCACGCGAAGCGCACGCCGCAACGTGGCCAAGGCCAGATCGAGCCCATCCGCCAGCGGCGTGGCCTGCCCCGGCTCGGCCTCCAGGGCGCGAGCCACCGCGGGCACGAGCAGGTTACGCCCCATGACCCTCCGCGCCCGCAGCTCGCTCTCCTCCTGCGCACTGCCGTCCCCGCGTGCCCCCACCTGGATGACGCAGACCTGGGCCCGCTCCACGTAGGCCTCGGACAGGTACGGCATGAGCGCCTGCTGCCAGCCCTCCGTCAGGCTCGTGAAGTCCAGGACCAGCGCCAGCAGGTGCTGAGGCACAGTCGCCCGCCGGTACGCGCGCAGGTCCGAGCGCGTCAGCAGCAGGCCCCTTCGCCGCGAGCGGGACTTCCTCCGGCGGAGACGCTGGTATGGGGCCGCAGCCAGCAGGCTGCTCACGATGGCCAGATCCTGCATGTCCCTGGCGGGCTGCACGCCGATGACAGCGCCTCGGCCTGTGGCGCTCACGCCTCCCTGAGCGGAGGGCAGCCGCAGCGGCGCGTGCTCCCGCTGGATCAGCGTGGTCCGCTCCACCTCCAGCGGAGGAAGCGCGGCGGAGGGCAGGGCCTCCGCGGGAGATACCTGGGCAGGCACCACGGTCACCGAGGGAAGAGAACTCTCCTCGGGCTCGATGACCGGAGGCGGCTCCAGAAGCGGAGGGACAGCGCCAACGAGCGGCTGCACTTCCTCTCCGCCCGGCAGAGGCGAACTCGGGGCACTGGGGAGCTCGGATGGCTTCGGGGCTGGGGCCGCCTCCTCCACGGGCGCTGGGAGCTGCAGCAGCCGCGCGGCCTCCTGGACCTGCGCCGCTCGAAGCTCCACGGGCAGCCCACGGGCCGTCTCCGCCGCCGCAGCCGTGAGCTGCGCCAGCGCCGACGCCATCCTCCCGAGGGTCAGCAGCCCCCGGTGGCCTGCACCGGACATGGGAGGAAACCGCTGGAGGATCGCGGCTCGGGCCTCGGCCGTCATCTGGACCTGCACCTGGGCCGCACGTCTCAGCCGCGAGGACTTCAGAACGTCCAAGCCCGCCTTCTTCCGAGACGGCTTGCGCGGCTCGGGCTCCAGGGCTCGCAGGAGCACCTCCGTTGCATTCCCCGGCATGGAGGGGGCGCGGACGCGCAGGGCAAACCGATCGAGCAGGTGTGGCGAGACCTCGCCCACCTCCGCCAGGGCGCAGCCTGCCAGCCAGTAGCATTGCGGCCGGAAGCGGCGCACCTGCCCCACCCGCTCGACGGAGACGTGCTCCGCGCCCATCCAGCTCACGCACGCACGCAGCGCCGCCAGCGACAGCCGGGCCAGATCTGGGATCACCACCAGCCGGGGCGCGGCGGAGTCCAGCAGCCCGGGGCGCCGCCACTCCTTCGGCAGCGAGTCATCCAGCCCCCAGAGATCCTCCTCTGTCGTCCAAGGCCCCAGCTGCACCTGGCGCGCGCGCACCCCGAGCAGCGCCAGGTTTCCGAGCCACGCCTCCGCCACCTGCTCCAGCAGCGGCGCGGGAGCGTCATAGAGGACCAGGTTCCCCAGGTCCTCGCGAAGGCTCGCGCACTCGAGCAGCCGCTCAAGCGGTGCCGGGAGCAATCCCGAGGGCCTTGTCGACGAGCGCGTCATCCACCTCGCTCCAAGCGGCGGCTTCCCGCTGCGAACCATGCTTGCGCCGGTGCGCCAGCGCCAGCGGAGCCACCCTCTGGATGTCCTCGGCCGAGACCACGCTCCGGCCCTCGATTGCCGCCAGTGCCCGTGCCGCTCGGGCCATCACCAGCTCGCCGCGGTGTCCCTCCACGGAGAGCGCCTTGGCCGCGCGGATGCACGCGTCCGCCAGCGCTCGCGGCAGCTCCACCTTCGGCAGCCGCTCCCGGGCTTGAAGGAGCCGCTTGCGGCAGGTCCCATCCTCCTGCTCCGCCGCGCGCCGTTGCGCCGCGTCCTCCATGCCCAGCACCCGCTCGAGGATCTGCCCTCGCACCTCCGGCTCCGTCTCCGCCTTCACGGTCACCATCAGCCCGAAGCGGTCCAGCAGCTGCGGCCGGAGCGTGCCTTCCTCGGGGTTCATCGTGCCCACGAGGACGAACTGGACGTCCTCCGTCTTGTTCAGCCCCTCGCGCTGCACCACCAGGACTCCCGTGGAGGTGACGTCCAGGATGATGTTGACGATGTGGTCGTCCAACAGGTTGACCTCGTCCACGTAGAGCAGCCCGCCGTGCGACTCCTCCAGCAGGCCCTTCTGGAAGACGGTCTTCCCATCGATCAGATCCTTGATGCGCCAGCCCCCCACCACCCGATCCTCGGTGGCGTTGATGGGCAGGTTCACCAGGGGCTGATCCTTCTCCCCCATGGCCATGCGAGCGAAGGCACGGACCGCAGTCGTCTTGCCCGTACCGCGCTCTCCGCTGAGCAGCACGCCGCCCATGCGAGGCTCCACGAAGCACAGCTCCAGCGCCCGCTTGACCTGGGCCTGCCCGACGATGGCGCTGTACGGCATCTGCGGAGGAGACCGAGGCGGCGCGGACCGAGCCGCAGCTCGCTTCTTGCCCGCTCTCTGAAACTTGCCCGTCATGAGGGTTCCCTCTTCCCCACGATACCCTCCGCCAGACCGGCGAGGGTGCTGAAAGTCGCCTGGTGGATCCCGAGCCCCCAGAAGAAGGCCGTGATGTGCGCGGTCCAGCCGCCCCAGGTCAGGTCATTGGCCCACAGGGTCATGAGGCCCACCAGCCCCGCGATGAGCGCCAGGAACACAGAAACCGCCAGCTCGATCTTCCACCGCCACCCGGTGACAGACTGAAGATCCAGCGGCCCCGTGATGGGCCCGATGCCCCCCGCAGGCGCTCCGATGGCGAACGTGGGCGCGGAGGCCGCGAGCGTCAACAACGTGGGCCGTGCCATTACGGGCTTGGAGCGGTCCCCCGCGGGGGTGAGCACTTCCTGAAGCCTCTCCCGGACCGTCTCGAAGGTTGCGGTGGCCTCGGTGAGCTTGCCCCCTGGGGCATTGCGCACAACGTCCTGGAGCAAGGGCTCCAGCTTCTCGAGTTCCGCTTTGAGCGCCTCGCGGTCCTTCGTATTGAGTTCGGGGTCCTCGTCGATGGTCTTCCGATGGCGCGGGAACTCGGCCAGCAGCGCATGGGCGCCTTCCTCGAGGAACAGCCGGCGCGCCCGCGTGTAGGCCGCGAAGGCCGCGTCCATGTTCACGGCCTGCTCGACCGTGGCCAGTTCGGCTCGCACCCGCTTGCGCAGCGCCTTCCAGGGGTTCTCCGAAAACCCCAGGGGTGCCTGCTCGGAGAGCTGGGAGTCCAGCTGTCGCACGAGCAGCGGAAGGTAGGCGCGGCGGGCCCGGTCGTAGGCCTCAAAGGCCTCCCGGGGCTCGTTGGCGACCACATGCCTCAGCGCTGTCTCCAGATGCGGGGTCACCTCCCGCTCCAGCATCGACCCATCCGGAGAACCATGGCTCACCTGCACCTCGGCCAGCAGCTCCCGGATGGCGGTCTTCAGCTCGCTGCGCACGGCGTCGGCGATCTGCTGAGGGACCTGCATCAGCTCGCCGCGGGCCTTGCCGAGTTCCTCGGCCTGAGCCTGGGAGTCGAGCAGCCGGCTCTCCGCCACGGAGAGCAACTGGGCAAAGGTCTCTTGCAAGGTGTAGGGGCGGACCTCACGGACCTGCCGCCGGATCCCCACCCACACGGCCCACAAGTCGCACTTCGCTTGAAGCACGAGTTGGCGCGTGCCTGCCTCCGCGGCCTTGAGTGAGCCCGCCGCGATCCGCGCGTTCATCCGGTCCGCCTCGTTCAGGACGCCGAGGAGCACCCGTCGCTCCTGGGGCTCGAGCGGGTCCAAGGCCTGAGCCGCCTGCTCCAGCTCCCGGCGAAGCAGGAGCACACCGTGCTGAAGCTCCAGGCGAGGCTGAACGCGCTGAACGACCCAGCGCAGAAACATGGACAGGCCGATGCCCAGGCCGATCCAACCGAAGGCCAAGAACCACGGCTCCTTGAGGAACACGCGGACCTCCTGCTCCACCGCCTGCGAGCCCTCACTGCTGAAGAGCAGCGTCCCCTTGTACTCCCCTGCTCCCGCCAACCCCTTCAGCACGATCCGGGCCTCCGTGGGAGCGCCCTCCTTCAAGGGGATGTTCTCGGGGCTCTTCACCTCCACGGGCGCCTGGAACTGCAGGGCATCCTTCCGAACCTGGCTCATGCCGACCACGCGGGGCACGACGGTGAGCTCCGGGCCCGAGGTCAGCTCGAGTGTGGCCGCAACGGAGGCCTCACTGTCCCCCCACAGTGCCGTCGTCCCCTCTACCGGGAGCAGATTCTTCACCACGACGGGCAGGGGCCGAAGGCCGCGCACCACGGAGAGAGGCACGCGCATGGGCGCGTCTCCATGGATCAGAAAGAGATCTCCCGAGTACGTGCCCGCCGCGGGCAGCTGCGCCCTCAGCGTCAGCGACACGCTCCCGAACGCCGGCACGGGCACCGCGGTGTCCTGGCCCTTGCCGCCGAGATCCCACTGGACGAACCAGAGCTGTCCATTGGCGTCCCGGAGCGGAGTGACAACGACCTTCAGCGACTCCACGGCAGCGGTGGTGGTGGACTGAATCCGCAGCACCTGATCCAGCGTGGGCGTCGCGAGGGGCAGCTTCACGCCCTCGGTGGTGTGCGCACCCAGGATCTCCAAGGTGGGCTTGTCCTCCGGGGCGGACCAGGCCACCCAGGACACCAACCCGAGTGCCACCAGGCACAGCCCCTTGAGTGAACGCCAAGGCAGCATCGCTCCCCTCCCCCCTGGCGCTTACCACAGCGGCCCGTAGCCGCCCCTCCTGATCACGCACGGCGCTCAGGACCACCGCATCCATGACCGCTTGACTTCCCTCAGCCGGGGCTCTATTTAACCATCAAGTTAATAAACCGGTTGGTTATATATGGCCTCTGCGCAGCTCGATCTCACCTTC
Coding sequences within:
- a CDS encoding ATP-binding protein — encoded protein: MTGKFQRAGKKRAAARSAPPRSPPQMPYSAIVGQAQVKRALELCFVEPRMGGVLLSGERGTGKTTAVRAFARMAMGEKDQPLVNLPINATEDRVVGGWRIKDLIDGKTVFQKGLLEESHGGLLYVDEVNLLDDHIVNIILDVTSTGVLVVQREGLNKTEDVQFVLVGTMNPEEGTLRPQLLDRFGLMVTVKAETEPEVRGQILERVLGMEDAAQRRAAEQEDGTCRKRLLQARERLPKVELPRALADACIRAAKALSVEGHRGELVMARAARALAAIEGRSVVSAEDIQRVAPLALAHRRKHGSQREAAAWSEVDDALVDKALGIAPGTA